The proteins below come from a single Rosa rugosa chromosome 2, drRosRugo1.1, whole genome shotgun sequence genomic window:
- the LOC133731588 gene encoding calcium-dependent protein kinase 8-like: MGNCCVTLGNSAQNKKKTKKKPNPFATDFGAANGNEGGDKLCVLKDPTGKDISAQYDLGRELGRGEFGITYLCTDLSSGEKFACKSISKKKLRTAVDIEDVRREVDIMRHLPQHPNIVSLKDTYEDDEAVHIVMELCEGGELFDRIVARGHYTERAAAAVMRTIVEIVQSCHKHGVMHRDLKPENFLFANKKESAALKAIDFGLSVFFKPGEQFNEIVGSPYYMAPEVLKRNYGPEVDIWSAGVILYILLCGVPPFWAETEQGVAQAIIRSIIDFKRDPWPRVSDNAKDLVKKMLDPDPKKRLTAQEVLDHPWIQNAKKAPNVPLGETVRARLKQFSVMNKLKKRALGVIAEHLSVEEVAGIKEAFQLMDTDKKGKVSLDQLRNGIQKLGQQIPDPDLQILMEAADVDGDGALNYGEFVAVSVHLKKMANDEHLHKAFAFFDQNQSGYIEIEELRNALNDDVDAGGEEVIHAIMHDVDTDKDGRISYEEFVAMMKSGTDWRKASRQYSRERFNSISLKLMREGSLQLTNEDTAPLGAA; the protein is encoded by the exons ATGGGGAATTGCTGTGTAACCCTCGGTAACTCTGCCCAGAATAAGAAGAAGACAAAGAAGAAGCCAAATCCCTTTGCTACTGATTTTGGTGCTGCCAATGGCAATGAGGGTGGGGACAAGCTGTGTGTTTTGAAAGACCCGACAGGGAAAGACATTTCGGCCCAATATGATCTGGGTAGGGAGCTCGGCCGTGGAGAATTTGGAATCACTTACTTGTGCACAGATTTGTCATCAGGTGAGAAATTCGCCTGCAAATCGATTTCGAAGAAGAAGCTGAGGACTGCTGTGGATATTGAGGATGTGAGACGTGAGGTGGACATCATGAGGCATTTGCCTCAGCACCCCAACATTGTGTCATTGAAGGACACTTACGAAGACGACGAGGCGGTTCACATTGTGATGGAGTTGTGTGAGGGAGGCGAGCTGTTTGACCGCATTGTTGCTAGGGGTCACTATACGGAGCGTGCAGCTGCTGCTGTAATGCGGACAATTGTTGAAATTGTTCAG AGCTGTCACAAGCATGGAGTAATGCATCGCGATCTCAAACCAGAAAACTTTCTATTTGCAAATAAGAAAGAATCAGCTGCCTTAAAAGCAATTGATTTTGGGTTGTCCGTATTCTTTAAACCTG GTGAGCAATTTAATGAGATAGTCGGAAGTCCGTACTACATGGCTCCAGAGGTTCTGAAGCGCAATTATGGTCCCGAGGTTGACATCTGGAGTGCCGGAGTAATCCTGTATATTTTACTCTGTGGTGTTCCACCTTTCTGGGCAG AAACTGAACAAGGAGTAGCACAAGCAATTATCCGCTCTATCATTGATTTCAAGAGGGACCCTTGGCCTAGAGTCTCTGATAATGCGAAGGACCTGGTAAAAAAAATGCTTGATCCTGATCCCAAGAAGCGGCTGACAGCTCAAGAAGTACTTG ATCATCCTTGGATACAAAATGCCAAGAAGGCCCCAAATGTTCCACTTGGTGAGACTGTGAGAGCAAGGCTGAAACAATTTTCTGTAATGAACAAACTAAAAAAAAGAGCTCTGGGG GTCATAGCCGAGCATTTGTCAGTTGAGGAAGTAGCTGGCATAAAGGAGGCATTTCAACTGATGGATACTGATAAAAAAGGCAAGGTATCCCTGGATCAGCTTCGAAATGGAATACAAAAACTCGGCCAGCAGATTCCTGACCCAGATTTACAAATACTAATGGAAGCT GCTGATGTTGATGGTGATGGAGCTCTGAATTATGGAGAGTTTGTTGCGGTTTCGGTTCACCTTAAAAAGATGGCCAATGATGAGCACCTACATAAAGCTTTTGCATTCTTCGATCAAAACCAAAGTGGTTACATAGAAATTGAAGAGTTGCGAAATGCTTTAaatgatgatgttgatgcagGCGGCGAGGAAGTTATCCATGCAATTATGCATGATGTGGATACAGATAAG GATGGGCGCATAAGTTATGAGGAGTTTGTCGCTATGATGAAGTCTGGTACAGATTGGAGAAAAGCATCCAGACAATATTCACGGGAAAGATTCAACAGCATAAGCTTGAAGTTGATGCGTGAAGGGTCTTTACAGTTAACCAATGAGG ACACCGCTCCTCTAGGTGCTGCATGA